Below is a window of Bremerella alba DNA.
AGCAGAGCTTCTGGCACTCGCAGCGGCTTTCGACGACTGGCATTTCACGGTCGTCGAACCATCAGCCGGCATGATCGAGCAGTGTCGCCGCCGCGCGGAAGCCGCAGGGATCACCGATCGCTGCACGTTTCACGAAGGGTTCCTCGACAGCCTGCCAGAGATGGCCCCCTTCGACGCCGCGACGAGTATCCTTGTTTCCCATTTCCTGGTCGACCGAGATCAACGAAAAGATTACTTTTCGGAAATCGCACGACGGCTTCGCCCCGGCGGCTTGATGATCAACTCGGACCTGGCCTCGGACATGACAAGTCCGCAGTACGAACCGCTGGTGCAACATTGGGTCTCCCTACATCGCTGGGTCGGCCTCGAGACGAAGACCGATCACCTCGGACGCGAGGTCGCGCTGCTGTCTGCGGAAGCAATGCAGACGCTTCTCATCGAAAGTGGCTTCGTCTGCCCTACCCTTTACTACCAAGCTTTGCTGATCCGCACTTGGGTCTCGCAAG
It encodes the following:
- a CDS encoding class I SAM-dependent methyltransferase, with the protein product MTKQDPSKFFDRGHAAAYDQRWAGMAAINDAQHLLLKAILSGLGSQARVLCVGAGTGAELLALAAAFDDWHFTVVEPSAGMIEQCRRRAEAAGITDRCTFHEGFLDSLPEMAPFDAATSILVSHFLVDRDQRKDYFSEIARRLRPGGLMINSDLASDMTSPQYEPLVQHWVSLHRWVGLETKTDHLGREVALLSAEAMQTLLIESGFVCPTLYYQALLIRTWVSQVPE